The genome window GACTAATCGCAACAAGGAGTCGATCTGGATCGACCTCTACTCCAAGGACGGCAAGGAGGTGTTCCGGACCCTGCTCAGTTCCGCCGACGTCCTGGTGGAGAACTTCAAACTGGGCACCCTGGGGAAGATGGGCTACAGCACGGAGGACCTCCACAACCTCAACCCGGACTTGGTCCATGTCAGCGTCAACGCTTACGGACAGAAGGGTCCCCTACGGGACCTGCCCGGGCTCGACCAGGTCATTCAGGGCATCACCGGCATCACCTCGGTGACCGGTCCGGCCGATGGGGACGGCTACCGGGTGGGACTGCCCATCGTGGACATCGCCTCGGGCATGGTGGCCGCCTTCACCGCCGTATCACTGCTCTTCGGACGGGAACGCGGCAATCCCACCCGCACCGGGGCCACCTCCCTCTACGAGACCGCCGTGGCCATGTCCGTCTTCCAGGGCCAGAAGGCCCTGAGCACGGGGACAACACCCCACCGCCAGGGCAACAGCCACCCCAGCATCACCCCGTACGGCTCCTACCCCACGGCCACCGTTCCGATCGTTCTGGCCGTCTCCACCCAGCGGCACTGGACCGACTTCTGCACACTGATCGGCCGCACCGACCTGCTTGAGGACCCTCGCTTCGTCAACGGCCAAGAGCGGACGGAACATCGGGACGCGCTGGACCGGGAGATCGCCGCCTCTCTGCGGTCCCACCCGGCCGAGAAGTGGATCGAGGACATCCGCGGCCTCGGTATCCCGGCCGGCCCGATCCGCGACTATGGGCAGGTCATGGAGGACGAGCACACCCGGGCCCTCGACATGATCCAGCGCACCCGCCGTCCGGACGGACGCGAGCTGGAGGTCCTCCGCGGGCCCGTCAGCCTGGACGGCCGCCCGACGCCCGTCCGTTCCGCCCCGCCGGGACTCTCGGCAGATGCCCGGAGCATCCTCGCCGGCCTGGGGATTCCCGAGGCCGACACCGACCGCCTCGTGGCGGCTGGCGTCGTCAAGGCTCAGCCCGCTTCATCACCACAGGCCGCCCCCGCTGACGCCGCGCTCAAGGAGGTGGTCTCCCGATGAGCACCGACCAGGGCCAGATCCGCGTGGAGGTGCGCGACGGCGTCGGGAACGTGGTGCTGGACCGTCCCAGCCACCGCAACGCGCTGAGCCGGCACATGTGCCGGTCGCTCGTGGAGGCGCTGGCCGTGCTGGACGCCGACCCGGACGTGGGCGTGGTGGCGATCTCGGGAACCGGCGGCGATTTCTGCGCCGGGGCCGGGCTGGACACCTTCGATGAGGTCCTGTTCGACGGTGCTCCCCCGCTGGCCGACGCCAGGCCCACGGCGTCGATTCCGGAGCCGCCAGAGGCAGAGAAGGCTCCAGATGCCGCAACCGTAGGCGTGCCAGACACAGGTGTCGACCGGCTCAGCGAGGCAGACGCGGCCATCCGTGCGGTGCGCAAGCCGACCGTGTCCCTCGTGGAAGGGATCTGCATGGGCGGTGGATGGCAGATAGCCGCCGCTGCCGATCTACTCATCGCCTCCACCACCGCCCGGATTGCCATCACTCCGTCCAAACTGGGCATCATCTACCCGCGCTCGGGACTGGAACGGCTGGTGGACCGGGTGGGCTTGGACCGGGCCAAATACCTGCTGGTGACCGCCGCCGAAGTGACCCCGCGCCAGGCCGCGGAGTGGGGGCTGATCACCTTGCTGATCCCGGCGGAGGACTTCGCCGAGCAGTCCGCCACGACGGTACGGACCATCCAGTCGAGATCCCTGTTCTCCACGGTGACCCAGAAGCGCCTGCTCGACAGCTACGCCCATCGGGTCGCGACGCCCTGCGGCGAGAGCAAAGAGGATGAAGTCGATGCCTACGAGGCGGACTGGAACCGCTCTTGGGCCGAATTCCGGTCCGGAGAGGATCTTGCCGAAGGGCGCCGGGCCTTCGCTGCCAAGGAGCAACCCGTGTTCACCTGGCGCCTGGGCCGAGGCCAGCCGGCCCGCATGTAGCGGATCGGGTCATGGACGTGCACGCCCGGGCCCGCGTTGGCAGGCCCGGGTCGATGCGAGGGCAAGCCCGAGACGATCTCGGCCCCGGGCAGCACAGGTGAAGCGCGTGTTCTCAGGCGAAGGCGCTGAACCCGGTGAGGTCGCGGCCGATCAGCAGTGCCTGCACGGATTCTGTGCCCTCGTACGTGTGGATTGCCTCGATGTCCGCCTGGTGGCGGATGACCCCGTTCTCCAGCAGGATGCCGTTACCGCCGAGCATGTCCCGGGCCTCGGAGGCGATCAGGCGTGCGGTACGCGTGTTGTGGTACTTCGCCAGGGACGCCTGGGTGGGCCGCAGGGTGCCCTCGGACTCGAGGTGGGCCAGGTTCACGCAGTACATCTGCATGGCCACGAGGTGGGAGAGCAGCCGGGTCAGCTTCTCCTGGACCATCTGGTGCTGGGCCAGCTTCTTGCCGAACTGCACCCGCTGCTGCGAGTAGGCCAGCGCGGACTCGAAGCAGGCCGTGGCATGGCCGAGCGCGGACCACGCCACGCCGGCGCGGGTGGCATAGAGGACCCTGGAGGTGTCCTTGAACGAGTGCGCACCGGGCAGCAGGGCCTCCGCGGGCAGTTCCACGTCGTCCAGGTGGATCAGGGCCTGGTCGATGGCGCGCAGGGCGCCCTTGCCGGCGATGACCTCGGCCCTGTAGCCGGGGGTCTCCTGCGGGACGAGGAAACAGCGGACCGCTCCGTGGTCCTCCTCGCCTTCGGAGTCCACGCGTGCCCAGACGAAGGTCACACCGCCCGATGCCCCGTTGCCGATCCATTTCTTGGCCCCGCGCAGCACCCAGCCGGCTGCGGTGCGGGTGGCCCGGGTGGCCAGTCCCGAGGAGTCTGAACCGTGGTCCGGCTCGGTCAGCGCGAAGGATCCGAGCACCTCCCCCGCGGCGATGCGCTTCACGTACCGCTCCTGCTGCTCCTGGCTGCCGAAGTACACGAGGGTGCGCAGCGCGAGCCCACCCTGGACCGCCAGCACGGTGCCCAGGGAGCCGTCCACGCGGGAAAGCTCCATGTTGACCAGACCCGTAGCCAGCGGGGAGAACTGCTCCAGGTCCGGGTGGGTCAGTCCGTCGTTGAACAGCTGGTGGCGCCCGAGGCTGGTGGCCGCCTCGATGGGGTATTCGTGGCGGTCCCAGCCCATGGCCATCTGATCGGCGACGGCGGTGGCAGCCTTGCGCGTCCGCTCCCAGATCTCTCGGTCAGCGGCGGGGATGGCCCGGAAGGCGCCGTAGTAGTCGATGTCCAGTGGGCTCGTGACGTCAAAGGCGGGTTCAGTGGCGCCTGGAAACGGCGATCCGGCGGCGCCAGACGCACGCTCGGAGCGGGCAGGGTTCTCAATCATCCCCTCAGCATAGGTGGAACTGCGTATCAGATCTAGTGAAACTCAATACCGAACAGTGCCGGGCAGTGCCAGCGAGGAGGGCGGCCCGCCTGCGAACGAATCGATGAGCAACTTGCCGCCGAAGGCACCCAGGACCACGCCGGTGATGCGGTCGATCACCGCCATCCCCCGCGTGTTGGCCAGCCACCGGCGGGCGTAGCCACCGCCGAGGATCAGGACCGCGAACCACGCCAGGGACAGCGCGCAGTGCACCCCGGCCAGCCCCGCACCCATGAGCAGCGGGGAGACCCCGGGCGGGAGGAACTGCGGGATCGTGGCGATGCAGAAGACCCCCACCTTGGGATTGAGCAGGTTGGTACCGGCCCCCACCATCCATCCCTGCCACGGTGAGGCTGCTGCCGGGGGCGCCGCCGCGGTGCCCTCGATCGGATCATCGTCACGTCGGAAGGATTTCCAAAGCATCGAGGCGCCCAGCCAGATCATGTACCCGGCACCGGCGACGGTCAGCACCCGGTATGCCACCTCGGACGCCGTCAGCAGCGCCGAGATCCCCACGGCGGCCGCGATCCCCCAGACCATGGCCCCGGTGGCCACACCCGCAGCAGTCGCCCAGGCATAGGGACGGGTCCGGGTCAGGGAGGACCGCAGCACCAGGGCCGTGTCCAGGCCTGGGACCAGCGTCAGGAGGCCGGCCACCACGGCGAAGGCCAGCACGGCATCGAGGATCGTCATCAGCCCAGATTACGGTGAGTTCGACTCCAGCGCCTCGCGGACCCGGCGCAGCACCTCGCCCGAGGGCATCGTCGTGGGAAAGCTCGCGACCACCACCTGGCCGGGTGCGAGGGCGGGGTCAGGAACCCGACCGGAGCCGTCGGCGAGGTCCGCGCCCGTTGCCGGGCCGGCGTCGTCCGCGGGGTGCGGCACACGTCCCGGGCCGGCCCCCGTCTCTGCATCCGCCGGGGAACCGACCCCGAAACGCAGCCGAACCAAGGCCAGCGCCCGGTCCAGCGCCTCCGCATAGCGCGCCGTGAGCTCGGCGGCCGCTTCCCTGTCACCGTGGCCACCACTGCCCCCGTCGCCACCGTTGCGGACGGCCTGGCGCAGGAAGTGGTTGTGGGTGGCCGTGACGAGGGCAGCGAACCCGATGGCGTCCACGGGCTCGAGGCCGGGCACGGTCCGGCGCAGATGCCCGGAGAAGAGCTGCTCGTAGCGGCGTTCCGTGACGATCTCGCGGTCACGCAGGGCCTGCACCCCGCCGACCACGGCGTAGCGGCGTCGCGCCAGCTCCAGGTCCTCGGACAGATGCGCGAAGACACGCTCCGAGGCGGCGCACACGGTGGTCCAGGGATCACTCGGCTGCTCGTCCATCCACGCGGCGAGTTCCTCGATCAGCGGCGGGTGGTCCGCGAAGACCGCGTCCTCCTTGCCGCCGACCTGACGGAAGTACGTGGAACGGGACAGCCCGGCGGCACGCGCCAGGTCGTCCACGCTGGTGGCCTCGAAGCCCCGCTCGCTGAAAAGCTCCACGGCGGCCTCGACCACCAGGGATCGGACCTCGACGGAGCGGGACTGCGCAGGTTCCAGAGTCATGCGCCCGACTCTATCCAGCCCCGCCCCACCCTCCCATCTGGAGGTCGAATTCGCACCGTTCTCGCCCATCACCGGCGTCTGTCAACCTGTTTGGAGCCAGTTCCGGTGTTGTTCGGGTTCTGGTCCCGGGTGATTGATGCCTGACCAGGCCGGTGGCATCGCGGTAGTCGGCACCCGATGTCGGTATCGGGCAGGGTGGGCCAGGTAGTAGGCCTGCTGAACGGTGTGGCGCCGGCGGTGGGCTTGGATCCAGGTCCCGTCGTGGAGTTGGTCCGGGGTGAACAGAGCGATTCCGCCANTCGACCCATGCGGTAGATCCAGGTACTCCAACACGAAGCCACGCCTTTCAACTGCCGTGAAACCCACCATCACTGCCTCCCTCGGCGCCACCCCAGTGGTGGCTCACACCGAGGTTGACAGAGAGGGTGCCCACGAGTATTCGGGCCACTTTCGACCTGCAGTTGAAGGGGTCAGACGGTCTGGACCGCGAGTTCCTCGTCCAGGCGGGGCAGGCGCGGGAACCAGGCGTCGGCGCCGGGCTTGCCGACGTTGACCACCATGAAGGCATTCCAGGTGGTCCCGGCGTTGAAGTCGGCGTCCACGCCGGCGAAGTCCCAGCCGGTCATCGGTCCGGCGGCCAGTCCCTGCGCCCGGACGGCGAGCATGAAGTAACCGGCCGCCAGCCAGGCGTTCTGGCGGGCGATCAGCGCGCGGGCGTCCGCGTCCGTGAACAACTCCTTGCGCTCGGGTGCGTGTGGGAAGAACACCGGAAAGTTCTCGTGCCAGTCAGCGTCCCAGGACAGCACGGCCACAGCCGGCGCGGCCTCGGTCTTGGGCGCATTGCCGCCGCCGTGGGTCATGAGCCGGGCCCGCTGCTCCGCCGACTGGACCCAGGTGATGCGCAGCGACTGCAGGTTCATCATGGTCGGGCCCATCTTGGTGAGCTCGTAGATGGCCCGCAGGGTCTCCGCGGAGACCGGCTCGTCCGAGAAGGTGTTGGCCGTGCGGGCGTCATGGAACAGCTGGTCCAGCGCCTTCGGGTCCACGGGCTCCATCGGGGTGGCCTCGGTGTTCAGCACGGTCTCGGTCACGGTCTCTCTCCTTCGGGTCGACGGCGGCGCCGCACCTTCGTCGGAAGGGGCACCAGGAGTGCATAACCGTGGGGCTCGCAGGCGGTATTCCCCGGAAGTGGGCGCTGTGGCCTACGACTCAGCCTCCGGCAGCGACCAGGCCTCCAGCTCCGTGCGCTCGCCCTCCGTCAGAGCCCGCGAGGAGCCCGAACCGTCCAACCAGACCAGGATGGAGTCCACCGTGAAGACCGGGCGGCCGTCCTGGATTCCCTGTTGGCGCAGCGTGTAGGACTTGGTACCGATCCTCACCACGGACACCTGCAGGGTGATGGCGGGGGCGTACCGGGTCTCGGCGTGGTAGTCGATCTCCTGGCGGGCCACCACGATGCTGCCGCCCTCGCCGCTGCCCTGGCGCTGGGACGCCAGAAAGGAGTGGAACCGGATCCGTGCCTCCTCGGCCAGGGTCACGATCTTGGCGTTGTTGACGTGGCCCTGCGCGTCCTGGTCGGACCAGCGCAGGTCCATCTCGATCTCATATGGCGTGGACACTCTCACTCCTGTCACGCAGGTCTCCTGTGGTGGAACTCCTGCCCGCCGCGGCCTGCGCCGCCTCGACCTTCTCGGCCGGCCCGGCCACGAAGACCAGCTCCGTGTTGCGCAGGTGGGACACCTTCCCGACCTTCTCCCCCGTGGGCGAATGGATGCCGATGCTCGCCCCGACGTACCGCTTCGAGTCGAAGCCCAGCACGGCCACCGCCTCGTGTCCCGCCTCTTGCAGGGACTGCTCCATGGCATCCGCCGTGATCCACGATTCGTCGTTGTAGGACACGATGACCAGCTCGGACCGGATCCGGGTGAGCACATCCGCGAGCGCCGCCGGCATGGTCCTCTTGGAGTTGAAGACGCTACGGGTGTCCTCGTCCCGCACGTCCACCCGCTTGCAGGCCACCCCGTAGTGCTCCGGCTCGTCCCAACGGACCAAGGTCTCCCAGACATGGTAGTTCGCGTAGTAGCGGTGCTGGTTGTACGGCGGGTCCACGTAGTAGAGGTCGGCCTGCGGCAGGGTGTCCACCGTGTCCATGACGTCCCCGACCACCACGGCACCCGGCCCGTCCAGCAACGCTGGCACCCGCAGCTCCAGGTCCCGCCCCGAGCGCCGGGCCCAGGACTTCAGGTAGGCCATCTGGATGCCCGTGGTGGAATCCACGCGATCAGCGGCTTCGAGCAGGGAGGTCAGCAGGATCGGGTACCAGTGGGTCCCCGCGTAGTCGTCCTCGATGCGCTCGCGGATCGCGTCGATCCGCATGCCGTTCTGGGGTTGGAAGTAGCGTGCCTGCTCGCAGAACGTCGCCGTGACATAGCCGCGGGCCGGCGTCGTGCCCTGAAGGTCCGCCAGGATGGCGGTCAGCTCGGTCCGGTCGATGTCCCGCGCGTCGGTGGCGATGTAGCAGCCGGCGAGCACGCCGGTGTAGGTGGCGCGATCCGAGGCCGTGGTGCGGATGCCCCGGCGCTTGAATTCCTGGGCCACGCGGGTGGTGCCGGAGAAGAGGTCGACGGCGGTGCGGGCACCGGCCGCTGACGCCATAGCACCCAGCACGGGCACCAACAACCGCTTGGAGCCCAGGTACTTGATCATGCATCGAACCTAACCGACCGGTGACCTGCGGCGGGGTAGGCAGGGCCCGCCGGTGCTTTCAGATCCGCCGCAGACAGGACAGGATGGCAGGCAGGAGAACCAGAACGGTGCAGCCGGCTCGTCGAATGGTGGCACCATGGGCCCCGAGTCGAGGTTCAGCGCACCCGCGCAGACGCAGAGGAGAGGACATCCCGTGCCCATCAAGGATCCGATAGACGCAACGATCGACGCGGCCGACTCTCCGGAGCCGGACCACGGCACCAAGCCCGATGATCCTCCCAAGCTCAAGGGAGCCAGCTGGAAGTACGCCTTCAAACGGGCCCTGAAGGAGTTCGGGACCGACGGCGGCACCGACTTGGCCGCCATGCTCACCTACTACATGGTCCTCTCCCTGGCCCCGGCATTGCTGGCGATCTTCTCGATCATCACCCTGGTCCTGGCCAACAACGCCGAGACGGTGACCTCGCTCGTCGACGACCTCGTCCAGCAGTACGTTCCCTCCGACTACCAGGCGCTCGTGGTCAACCTGGTCGAGACGATGATGAACTCCGCCACCGGCGGCGTGATCGCGTTGGTGATCGGTATCGCGACCGCCCTGTGGTCCGCCTCGGCCTATGTCAAGGCCTTCTCCCGCTGCCTGAACACCGTCTACGGCGTGGAGGAGGGCCGGGGCCTGGTCAAGCAGCTCGGCACCATGCTGCTGACCACCCTCAGCCTGCTGCTCGGGGTGGTGCTCATCTTGGTCTCGCTGGCCTTGAGCCAGACCCTGGTGACCGGGGTGCTGGGCCCCATCGCGGAACCGCTCGGCCTCAATGACATCCTGACGTTCCTGACGGAGACGTTCCTGCCGATCTGGGCCTGGGTCAAGTGGCCCGTCATCCTGGCGCTCGTGATCACCATGATCGCCCTGCTGTACTACCTCGCGCCCAACGTGAAGCAGCCCAAGTTCACCTGGATCGGCATCGGCTCGATCGTCGCGCTCGTCGGCATCGCCATCGCCGGCGTGGCCCTGTCCATCTACCTGACGCAGTTCGCCGGCTACAGCTCCTACGGGGCCATCGGCACCGTGATGGCTCTGCTCTTCGTGCTCTGGATCTTCAACATCGTGCTGCTGCTCGGCGCGGAGGTGGATGCGGAGGTGGAACGCGCACGGCAGCTGCAGGCCGGCATCCGGGCCGAGGAGATGATCCAGCTCCCGCCGCGGGACACCGTCAAGGTGGAGAAGATGAAGAAGGCCCGGGACCAGCTCGAGGCCGACGGGCGCGTGCTGCGCCTGACCTACGGCGCCGAAGGCAGCGATGGCCGCGTGGAGCACACCCGCCAGGACTGACTCTTCCACCTCCCGCTATGCGGGTCATGTCAAACCGTTGACATGACCCGCACAGTTGCGTTCTCAGCAGGGTTTCCACGCCTGGCCGCCCGGGGCATAGCAACGGGGTCCCGTATAGCCCGGGAAGTCAGCATCCGTTCCATAACCACTGTTCGACGGCGGCTGGCGGCGCGGTGTCTCCGGCTGCCTCTCGTTCGAATGGTTGCGCTCTGCCTGGCGAGCGTTCTCCCGTTCGCGGGCCCTGTCAGCCTGCCGCTCAGCTTCCGCCTCCTGCCGCTCCGCTTCTGCGGCACGGTCCTGCTCCGCTTGACGGGCTTCTTCGGCGGCTCGTTCCTCTGCGGCCTTCTGCTCCGCAACTGCTCGTTCCTCGGCGGCCTTCTTTTCCGCGGCGGCCTTTTCGGCAGCCAGTTTCTCCTGGGCAGCCTTCTCTGCCGCCACTCGGGCCTCCTCCGCCAGTTCCGCTTCCTTGGCCAGCAGCTCCTGTTGATAGGCGACCGCAGCCGGCAATGCCACGTCGCTCCTCTTTCTCAACTCCGGGGCCAGTCCGCCATAGGCCCTGGAGAGGACCACGTGCCCACCCGACTCGACCAGATCCAAAGCCGCTCCCAAGGCCTCACCGGCGGCGATCACCGGAGCAGCCGCTGCGAGCGCTGCGGCCACGCCGGCTGCGTCTGCGGGGATGGCGGCCGGCAGATCCTCCAAGGGCGGAAGTGCCTCGGCCAGGGCCGGGACGGTGCACTCAACGGCCGCATCGTGAAGACCCTTGCCGGCCTCCTCCGCCCGTTCCTGCGCCTCGAGAACCTCCGGGTAGAAGCGATCGTTCGGCTCATATAGGACGGCCACCCCCAGGCCGGCTTCTGCCACATCGGCGTTGATCAGCGAATCGTCCTTGTAGACACCGGCCAAGGTCCGGTCATATCGGTCCGTGCGTTCGACGTCATAGACGAGCTCGATCTGCTCACCTGGGGCCAGCAATTCCTCCAGGAACGCCGTGGCTTCCGGACCTAGGCACTGAACGGGCTTCTCCGGGTGCTTGGTCTCCGGCGTATCCACATTCAACAGCCGGACACGTTGAATCTCTCCGTTGACGTCCGCGTCGATGGTGTCACCGTCGATCACCCGGACCACGGTCGCCCGGTCGCGGTCGTCCGAACCACCGGATTGCGCCACCGCGACGCCGGTGGCGCCTGCCGCCACGGCCACCACGGCCACCACGGCCACTCCGGTGACCACTTTGGCGGTCACTGATGACCTTGCCCACAAACCAGCCATGACCATCGAGTCCTCTGTGCGTGCCCCTCCGCATGATGACCACAGCAGCATAGGCGAGCGGCAGGGGACCGCGGCCCCGGCCACTGGAGATGACGGGCTCCGCGGACCTCGACGCTGACCCGGCACCTTGCCAAGGAATCCTGTGGAAGATGCCGGGCCGACGTCGTTCCCCCGTCCTGGTGGGGGCAGAATGGTGTCATGGCCACCACCCCGGAACAGCCCGCCACCCCCGCCGCCACTACCGCGCCCGCTGCACCCGCCGCACCCCAGAAGACCACCGCGCAGAAGCTCTTCATCAAGCCCACCGACACCCTGCACCTGGCCGGCGGGCACCAGGGCCTGCACGCGCTCCTGGATCCCCTGCCCGAGGGCGTGAGGCTGACGGACGAGATCACGGAGGCCACCGCCGTCGTACTCTTCGCCCAGGACCAGCGATCCCTGGACGGAGTGCTGGACGATTGGCTGGAACCCGCGCTCGGGGCCCGGGTGCTGTGGATCGGCTATCCGAAGGGCGGCCGATCGGACATCAACCGGGACACCATCTGGAAGGACATCGAGGCCCGTGGGCACACGCTGAACGCCAACATCCCGCTGTCCGGGGAGTGGTCCTCCGTGCGGGTGAGAACCGCCTCGTAGACTGGGGGTAGCAGGCCGGTCTGAATTGACCGGAGCACCACACATCAACACTGAGGGACAGCACCCATGCGCCGAATGTCCGATCCC of Citricoccus sp. K5 contains these proteins:
- a CDS encoding YihY/virulence factor BrkB family protein; translated protein: MPIKDPIDATIDAADSPEPDHGTKPDDPPKLKGASWKYAFKRALKEFGTDGGTDLAAMLTYYMVLSLAPALLAIFSIITLVLANNAETVTSLVDDLVQQYVPSDYQALVVNLVETMMNSATGGVIALVIGIATALWSASAYVKAFSRCLNTVYGVEEGRGLVKQLGTMLLTTLSLLLGVVLILVSLALSQTLVTGVLGPIAEPLGLNDILTFLTETFLPIWAWVKWPVILALVITMIALLYYLAPNVKQPKFTWIGIGSIVALVGIAIAGVALSIYLTQFAGYSSYGAIGTVMALLFVLWIFNIVLLLGAEVDAEVERARQLQAGIRAEEMIQLPPRDTVKVEKMKKARDQLEADGRVLRLTYGAEGSDGRVEHTRQD
- a CDS encoding malonic semialdehyde reductase gives rise to the protein MTETVLNTEATPMEPVDPKALDQLFHDARTANTFSDEPVSAETLRAIYELTKMGPTMMNLQSLRITWVQSAEQRARLMTHGGGNAPKTEAAPAVAVLSWDADWHENFPVFFPHAPERKELFTDADARALIARQNAWLAAGYFMLAVRAQGLAAGPMTGWDFAGVDADFNAGTTWNAFMVVNVGKPGADAWFPRLPRLDEELAVQTV
- a CDS encoding thioesterase family protein; translation: MSTPYEIEMDLRWSDQDAQGHVNNAKIVTLAEEARIRFHSFLASQRQGSGEGGSIVVARQEIDYHAETRYAPAITLQVSVVRIGTKSYTLRQQGIQDGRPVFTVDSILVWLDGSGSSRALTEGERTELEAWSLPEAES
- a CDS encoding CaiB/BaiF CoA-transferase family protein; amino-acid sequence: MSPLPEPQALPISKAHDQDTPAPLPLDGVTVVDLSRALAGPYCTALLADLGARVVKVESGTGDPSRQWPPFDGEDSLYFDSTNRNKESIWIDLYSKDGKEVFRTLLSSADVLVENFKLGTLGKMGYSTEDLHNLNPDLVHVSVNAYGQKGPLRDLPGLDQVIQGITGITSVTGPADGDGYRVGLPIVDIASGMVAAFTAVSLLFGRERGNPTRTGATSLYETAVAMSVFQGQKALSTGTTPHRQGNSHPSITPYGSYPTATVPIVLAVSTQRHWTDFCTLIGRTDLLEDPRFVNGQERTEHRDALDREIAASLRSHPAEKWIEDIRGLGIPAGPIRDYGQVMEDEHTRALDMIQRTRRPDGRELEVLRGPVSLDGRPTPVRSAPPGLSADARSILAGLGIPEADTDRLVAAGVVKAQPASSPQAAPADAALKEVVSR
- a CDS encoding LysE family translocator, which encodes MTILDAVLAFAVVAGLLTLVPGLDTALVLRSSLTRTRPYAWATAAGVATGAMVWGIAAAVGISALLTASEVAYRVLTVAGAGYMIWLGASMLWKSFRRDDDPIEGTAAAPPAAASPWQGWMVGAGTNLLNPKVGVFCIATIPQFLPPGVSPLLMGAGLAGVHCALSLAWFAVLILGGGYARRWLANTRGMAVIDRITGVVLGAFGGKLLIDSFAGGPPSSLALPGTVRY
- a CDS encoding DUF3052 domain-containing protein, with amino-acid sequence MATTPEQPATPAATTAPAAPAAPQKTTAQKLFIKPTDTLHLAGGHQGLHALLDPLPEGVRLTDEITEATAVVLFAQDQRSLDGVLDDWLEPALGARVLWIGYPKGGRSDINRDTIWKDIEARGHTLNANIPLSGEWSSVRVRTAS
- a CDS encoding acyl-CoA dehydrogenase family protein, with product MIENPARSERASGAAGSPFPGATEPAFDVTSPLDIDYYGAFRAIPAADREIWERTRKAATAVADQMAMGWDRHEYPIEAATSLGRHQLFNDGLTHPDLEQFSPLATGLVNMELSRVDGSLGTVLAVQGGLALRTLVYFGSQEQQERYVKRIAAGEVLGSFALTEPDHGSDSSGLATRATRTAAGWVLRGAKKWIGNGASGGVTFVWARVDSEGEEDHGAVRCFLVPQETPGYRAEVIAGKGALRAIDQALIHLDDVELPAEALLPGAHSFKDTSRVLYATRAGVAWSALGHATACFESALAYSQQRVQFGKKLAQHQMVQEKLTRLLSHLVAMQMYCVNLAHLESEGTLRPTQASLAKYHNTRTARLIASEARDMLGGNGILLENGVIRHQADIEAIHTYEGTESVQALLIGRDLTGFSAFA
- a CDS encoding enoyl-CoA hydratase/isomerase family protein, with the translated sequence MSTDQGQIRVEVRDGVGNVVLDRPSHRNALSRHMCRSLVEALAVLDADPDVGVVAISGTGGDFCAGAGLDTFDEVLFDGAPPLADARPTASIPEPPEAEKAPDAATVGVPDTGVDRLSEADAAIRAVRKPTVSLVEGICMGGGWQIAAAADLLIASTTARIAITPSKLGIIYPRSGLERLVDRVGLDRAKYLLVTAAEVTPRQAAEWGLITLLIPAEDFAEQSATTVRTIQSRSLFSTVTQKRLLDSYAHRVATPCGESKEDEVDAYEADWNRSWAEFRSGEDLAEGRRAFAAKEQPVFTWRLGRGQPARM
- a CDS encoding DNA adenine methylase, with the translated sequence MIKYLGSKRLLVPVLGAMASAAGARTAVDLFSGTTRVAQEFKRRGIRTTASDRATYTGVLAGCYIATDARDIDRTELTAILADLQGTTPARGYVTATFCEQARYFQPQNGMRIDAIRERIEDDYAGTHWYPILLTSLLEAADRVDSTTGIQMAYLKSWARRSGRDLELRVPALLDGPGAVVVGDVMDTVDTLPQADLYYVDPPYNQHRYYANYHVWETLVRWDEPEHYGVACKRVDVRDEDTRSVFNSKRTMPAALADVLTRIRSELVIVSYNDESWITADAMEQSLQEAGHEAVAVLGFDSKRYVGASIGIHSPTGEKVGKVSHLRNTELVFVAGPAEKVEAAQAAAGRSSTTGDLRDRSESVHAI
- a CDS encoding TetR/AcrR family transcriptional regulator — translated: MTLEPAQSRSVEVRSLVVEAAVELFSERGFEATSVDDLARAAGLSRSTYFRQVGGKEDAVFADHPPLIEELAAWMDEQPSDPWTTVCAASERVFAHLSEDLELARRRYAVVGGVQALRDREIVTERRYEQLFSGHLRRTVPGLEPVDAIGFAALVTATHNHFLRQAVRNGGDGGSGGHGDREAAAELTARYAEALDRALALVRLRFGVGSPADAETGAGPGRVPHPADDAGPATGADLADGSGRVPDPALAPGQVVVASFPTTMPSGEVLRRVREALESNSP
- a CDS encoding thermonuclease family protein, encoding MTAKVVTGVAVVAVVAVAAGATGVAVAQSGGSDDRDRATVVRVIDGDTIDADVNGEIQRVRLLNVDTPETKHPEKPVQCLGPEATAFLEELLAPGEQIELVYDVERTDRYDRTLAGVYKDDSLINADVAEAGLGVAVLYEPNDRFYPEVLEAQERAEEAGKGLHDAAVECTVPALAEALPPLEDLPAAIPADAAGVAAALAAAAPVIAAGEALGAALDLVESGGHVVLSRAYGGLAPELRKRSDVALPAAVAYQQELLAKEAELAEEARVAAEKAAQEKLAAEKAAAEKKAAEERAVAEQKAAEERAAEEARQAEQDRAAEAERQEAEAERQADRARERENARQAERNHSNERQPETPRRQPPSNSGYGTDADFPGYTGPRCYAPGGQAWKPC